One Elaeis guineensis isolate ETL-2024a chromosome 10, EG11, whole genome shotgun sequence genomic window carries:
- the LOC105052598 gene encoding calreticulin — protein MAIRRRSPLAAAIAVALLALPLITAAEVYFEEKFGDGWENRWVKSDWKKDENMAGDWNYTSGKWNGDPEDKGIQTSEDYRFYAISAEFPEFSNKDKTLVLQFSVKHEQKLDCGGGYVKLLSGEVDQKKFSGETPYSIMFGPDICGYTTKKVHAILSRNEKNHLIKKDVPCETDQLTHVYTLIIRPDATYSILIDNSEKQTGSIYDDWDILPPKKIKDPSAKKPEDWDDKEYIPDPEDKKPEGYDDIPKEIPDPDAKKPEDWDDEEDGEWTAPTIPNPEYKGPWKPKKIKNPNYKGKWKAPMIDNPDFKDDPDIYAYPKLRYIGIELWQVKSGTLFNNILICDDPEYAKKFAEETWGKHKDAEKAAFDEAEKKKQEEEDKDVDSDVDAEGEDDSDAEDDADADSDTEKKPESDVKSEFDVTEDKEKPHDEL, from the exons ATGGCGATTCGAAGGAGGTCGCCTCTCGCGGCCGCGATCGCGGTGGCGCTGCTCGCCCTCCCCTTGATCACCGCCGCCGAGGTCTACTTCGAGGAGAAATTCGGAG ATGGATGGGAGAACCGGTGGGTTAAATCAGACTGGAAGAAGGATGAGAACATGGCGGGTGACTGGAACTACACCTCTGGGAAGTGGAACGGTGATCCCGAGGATAAAG GCATCCAGACCTCTGAAGACTACAGGTTCTATGCCATTTCAGCAGAGTTTCCTGAGTTCAGCAACAAGGATAAGACTTTGGTTTTGCAGTTCTCTGTCAAGCATGAACAGAAACTTGACTGTGGAGGTGGATATGTGAAGCTGCTTAGCGGTGAAGTTGATCAGAAGAAATTCAGTGGGGAAACCCCGTACAG CATCATGTTTGGACCAGATATCTGTGGGTACACAACCAAAAAGGTTCATGCTATTCTTTCACGCAATGAGAAGAACCACTTAATCAAGAAGGATGTACCATGCGAGACAGATCAGCTAACTCATGTCTATACTCTTATCATCCGTCCGGATGCTACATACAGCATCCTTATTGACAACAGTGAGAAGCAAACAGGGAGTATATACGATGACTGGGATATTCTTCcgccaaaaaaaataaaggatccTAGTGCAAAGAAG CCGGAAGATTGGGATGATAAGGAGTACATTCCTGACCCTGAGGATAAGAAACCAGAG GGGTATGATGACATTCCCAAGGAAATTCCTGATCCGGATGCAAAAAAG CCAGAAGACTGGGATGATGAAGAAGATGGTGAATGGACTGCTCCAACCATCCCAAATCCTGAATACAAGGGACCTTGGAAGCCAAAG AAAATTAAGAATCCTAATTATAAGGGAAAATGGAAGGCTCCCATGATTGACAACCCTG ATTTCAAGGATGATCCTGATATCTATGCTTATCCCAAATTGAGATACATTGGCATTGAGTTATGGCAG GTGAAATCAGGCACCTTGTTCAACAACATTTTGATTTGTGATGACCCTGAGTATGCAAAGAAGTTTGCTGAAGAAACATGGGGCAAGCATAAGGAT GCTGAGAAGGCAGCATTTGATGAGGCTGAGAAAAAGAAGCAAGAGGAG GAAGACAAGGATGTTGATTCAGACGTAGAT GCCGAGGGAGAGGATGATTCTGATGCCGAGGATGATGCAGATGCTGATTCAGACACTGAGAAGAAGCCTGAATCAGATGTGAAGTCTGAATTTGATGTGACAGAGGACAAGGAAAAGCCACAT GACGAGCTCTAG